One window of the Methanocaldococcus vulcanius M7 genome contains the following:
- the gatA gene encoding Asp-tRNA(Asn)/Glu-tRNA(Gln) amidotransferase subunit GatA, with protein MIVEKAEHYLERIEKINKKINALIEVNAERVLEEAKKLEKDEKAKKKPLYGKVVVVKANINVDGYTISCASKTLENYIAPYDATVVQKIKENGGLIIGIANMDEFACGSSGETSYYGATKNPKAEDRIPGGSSSGSAAAVSADLCDLALGSDTGGSIRNPASHCGVVGFKPSYGVVSRYGLCDLAMSFDQIGPLTKTAEDALLLTNIIKGKDLKDTTTVETKPFEKKDIKGFKVGVIKEFMDVVDKKIRDKIETSIEVFKDIGCEIVELNYKYVDLALPTYYLINYVEFFSSTRRYDGRRYGYKIEDVCGEEVLRRIMIGSMISQKEYSGKYYKNALRARNLMRNEMIKIMKDVDIIVGATVPKLPHKLGEKLTPMEMYSYDVLTVPANICGLCAGVVPCGEINGIPIGLQIQGKPFDDEKVLNAMIAFEKAVE; from the coding sequence ATGATTGTTGAAAAAGCAGAACACTACTTAGAACGAATAGAAAAAATTAATAAAAAAATAAATGCCCTTATAGAAGTAAACGCTGAAAGAGTATTAGAGGAAGCAAAAAAATTGGAAAAAGACGAAAAAGCTAAGAAAAAACCTCTATACGGAAAAGTTGTTGTAGTGAAAGCAAATATAAACGTTGATGGATACACAATCTCCTGCGCTTCAAAAACATTGGAAAACTATATCGCTCCTTACGATGCCACAGTTGTGCAGAAAATTAAAGAAAACGGAGGATTAATAATAGGAATTGCAAACATGGACGAATTTGCCTGTGGAAGTAGTGGAGAAACCTCCTACTATGGTGCTACAAAAAATCCAAAAGCAGAAGATAGGATCCCAGGAGGTAGTTCATCAGGAAGTGCAGCAGCCGTCTCCGCAGATCTATGCGACCTTGCATTAGGAAGCGACACAGGAGGAAGTATAAGAAACCCTGCCTCACACTGCGGAGTTGTTGGATTCAAGCCAAGCTATGGAGTTGTAAGTAGATACGGACTCTGCGATTTAGCAATGAGTTTTGATCAAATTGGGCCATTAACAAAAACAGCCGAAGATGCTTTACTATTAACAAATATCATCAAAGGAAAAGACCTAAAAGATACAACAACAGTAGAAACAAAGCCATTTGAAAAAAAAGACATTAAAGGATTTAAAGTAGGAGTTATCAAAGAATTTATGGACGTTGTGGATAAAAAAATAAGAGACAAGATTGAAACATCTATTGAGGTTTTTAAAGACATAGGTTGCGAGATCGTTGAATTAAACTACAAATACGTTGATTTAGCACTACCAACCTACTATCTAATCAACTACGTTGAGTTCTTCTCATCTACAAGAAGATACGATGGAAGAAGATATGGTTATAAAATAGAAGACGTTTGCGGAGAAGAAGTTTTAAGAAGAATAATGATCGGATCAATGATCAGTCAAAAAGAATACAGCGGAAAATATTACAAAAATGCTCTAAGAGCAAGAAATCTAATGAGAAACGAAATGATAAAAATTATGAAAGACGTTGACATTATTGTAGGAGCCACAGTTCCCAAACTACCGCACAAGTTAGGAGAGAAATTAACACCAATGGAAATGTATAGTTATGACGTTTTAACAGTTCCAGCAAACATTTGCGGTTTATGTGCAGGAGTTGTTCCTTGTGGAGAGATAAATGGAATCCCTATCGGACTACAAATCCAAGGAAAGCCATTTGACGATGAAAAAGTTCTAAATGCAATGATTGCATTCGAAAAAGCAGTAGAGTAA
- a CDS encoding UPF0280 family protein, translating to MQWFKKRITIKETNLLLKIDDKRYFKKAESVVYKLRHDLEGYIRTNPMFLLSYDPIDVEENVPEIVRLMATAGKIANVGPMASVAGAISELLVKNITAKNIIAENGGDICLRSEKDVVVGLYAGNSNISGEIGFKLKKEKIKRIYGVCTSSSTVGHSVSFGEADAVTVFAKSSAIADAAATAICNASKGNDIDEMINNALEKADEIEKVDGIFIVVKDKVGIKGKIPELIRTNKKITLGELFDVY from the coding sequence ATGCAGTGGTTTAAAAAAAGGATTACAATAAAAGAAACCAATTTACTATTGAAAATAGATGATAAAAGATATTTTAAAAAAGCTGAAAGTGTAGTTTATAAATTAAGGCATGATTTAGAAGGATATATTCGCACAAATCCAATGTTTCTCCTCTCTTACGATCCCATTGATGTTGAGGAAAACGTCCCAGAGATCGTAAGGTTAATGGCAACTGCTGGAAAAATAGCAAATGTTGGGCCAATGGCAAGTGTTGCAGGGGCAATATCAGAATTATTGGTTAAGAATATTACTGCAAAAAATATCATTGCAGAAAATGGGGGGGATATTTGTTTAAGATCTGAAAAAGATGTTGTTGTTGGATTATATGCAGGAAATTCGAATATTTCTGGAGAGATAGGATTTAAGTTAAAAAAAGAAAAAATTAAAAGGATATATGGGGTTTGCACATCGTCTTCGACCGTTGGCCACTCCGTAAGTTTCGGGGAGGCAGATGCGGTTACCGTCTTTGCTAAAAGTTCGGCAATAGCAGATGCCGCAGCGACAGCGATATGTAATGCTTCAAAGGGAAACGATATAGATGAGATGATAAATAATGCCTTAGAAAAAGCAGATGAAATTGAGAAAGTAGATGGAATCTTTATTGTTGTAAAAGATAAGGTTGGAATAAAAGGAAAAATTCCAGAATTAATAAGAACCAATAAAAAAATAACATTAGGAGAGTTGTTTGACGTTTATTAG
- a CDS encoding PLP-dependent aminotransferase family protein, whose amino-acid sequence MIVKHRRPSLWGLVNKEGDKSKIAKIINALVKREYKILFFPSGSAAIFMALWIAKQYKKDLLVPNMGGWKGFLDFPKILGLKTKIFETHLGMVDVENLEKDLQDDSSLIITSLAGYLSPQPLKEIKKICEEKNSLFIEDISGKIGGDCGYGDIIVCSTGSPKIVNCEYGGFLGLSREVEEMVKGDENFKLLSKTYKTINYFGLLKEELLNAKKIYKKYVDVNKRIKNELENAYFKDLEGISIFLECENPKCVSRKINEEIKLDNGKSITTLCPTYERILKSGITFETKKIDVSDLTDDVVDEIISILSSSLS is encoded by the coding sequence ATGATAGTAAAGCATAGAAGACCAAGTTTATGGGGATTAGTAAATAAAGAAGGAGATAAATCTAAAATAGCGAAAATAATAAATGCTCTGGTAAAAAGAGAATATAAAATACTCTTCTTTCCATCTGGAAGTGCTGCCATTTTCATGGCGTTATGGATTGCAAAACAATACAAAAAAGATCTTCTTGTTCCAAATATGGGAGGATGGAAAGGTTTTTTGGACTTTCCTAAAATATTAGGCCTTAAAACAAAAATATTTGAAACTCATCTTGGGATGGTAGATGTGGAAAATCTCGAAAAGGACTTGCAGGATGACTCATCCCTAATTATAACGTCTCTTGCAGGATATCTATCTCCCCAGCCATTAAAAGAAATAAAAAAAATATGTGAAGAGAAAAATTCTTTATTTATTGAGGATATATCTGGAAAAATCGGAGGGGACTGTGGATATGGAGATATTATCGTCTGCTCAACAGGATCTCCAAAGATCGTTAATTGTGAGTATGGGGGATTTTTGGGTTTGAGTAGAGAGGTTGAAGAAATGGTTAAAGGGGATGAGAACTTTAAATTGCTATCAAAAACTTATAAGACAATAAATTATTTTGGACTTTTAAAAGAAGAACTTTTAAACGCTAAAAAGATCTATAAGAAGTATGTAGATGTAAATAAAAGAATAAAAAACGAATTAGAAAACGCCTATTTTAAAGATCTTGAGGGTATATCTATCTTTTTAGAATGTGAAAATCCAAAATGTGTTTCAAGGAAAATAAATGAAGAGATAAAGTTGGATAATGGAAAGTCAATAACTACTCTATGCCCAACCTATGAAAGAATCTTAAAGAGTGGAATAACATTCGAGACAAAAAAAATTGATGTTTCAGATTTAACTGATGATGTGGTTGATGAGATCATCTCGATTTTAAGTTCTTCCTTATCTTAA
- a CDS encoding roadblock/LC7 domain-containing protein, which translates to MIDRVLLELNKTEGIKGSMVVGKDGLVIASQLPGSVDAELVGAMASAAFGAAERTAAEIGMGNLEQTMIEGEHGKTLMVDAGEGILVVLTDAKVNLGLIRITMKRAAEKVKAMF; encoded by the coding sequence ATGATTGATAGGGTTTTGTTGGAGTTGAATAAGACGGAGGGTATTAAGGGTTCTATGGTTGTTGGTAAGGATGGGTTGGTTATTGCATCCCAGTTGCCTGGTAGTGTTGATGCTGAGTTGGTTGGGGCTATGGCTTCTGCTGCTTTTGGGGCTGCTGAGAGGACAGCGGCAGAGATTGGAATGGGTAATTTAGAACAAACAATGATTGAAGGAGAACATGGTAAAACATTAATGGTTGATGCAGGAGAAGGAATCTTAGTCGTATTAACCGATGCAAAAGTAAACTTAGGACTAATAAGAATAACCATGAAAAGAGCAGCAGAAAAAGTAAAAGCAATGTTCTAA
- a CDS encoding DUF4870 domain-containing protein, which produces MALGLDRNIEGALCYLLFWISGLIFLLLERDDDFIRFHAMQSFITFLSLNILAVIFSSIPIIGIIISALINILMLVFWVVGMIKAYNNEKFKFPIFGDIAEKYYNKFLI; this is translated from the coding sequence ATGGCATTAGGATTGGATAGGAATATTGAAGGGGCGTTATGTTATTTATTATTTTGGATTAGCGGATTGATCTTCTTGCTTTTAGAGAGAGATGACGATTTTATCCGATTTCATGCAATGCAGTCCTTTATAACATTTTTAAGTTTGAATATATTGGCAGTTATATTTTCGTCAATTCCAATAATCGGAATTATAATTTCAGCTTTAATAAATATATTGATGTTAGTGTTTTGGGTTGTTGGAATGATTAAAGCATATAACAATGAGAAATTTAAATTTCCAATATTTGGAGATATTGCTGAAAAGTATTACAATAAATTCTTAATCTAA
- a CDS encoding GTP-binding protein, which produces MKKRDEIKVVVIGSSDVGKTTLMESLIGNIGKVEHRGITTAIDYGSLTVNGRKIHFFGTPGQKRFEFMRDLTLKGTTLALVVLDASKGITEEDIEIIKSLESKNIPYGIFINKTDIKKIELDEISKYFSPKFVIEGSALKKIGLNEILNHLLNDHF; this is translated from the coding sequence ATGAAAAAAAGAGACGAAATAAAGGTTGTAGTTATAGGATCCAGTGATGTGGGAAAAACTACATTGATGGAAAGCTTAATTGGAAATATTGGAAAAGTTGAGCACAGGGGAATAACAACAGCAATAGATTACGGATCTCTAACTGTTAATGGCAGAAAGATTCATTTCTTTGGGACTCCTGGACAGAAAAGATTCGAATTTATGAGGGATCTAACTTTAAAAGGCACAACCTTGGCATTAGTTGTGTTAGATGCCTCCAAAGGAATAACCGAGGAAGATATAGAAATAATAAAATCCTTAGAATCAAAAAATATACCATACGGGATATTTATAAATAAAACTGACATTAAAAAAATCGAGTTGGACGAAATAAGCAAATATTTCTCACCAAAATTCGTGATTGAAGGTAGTGCTTTGAAAAAAATTGGCCTAAACGAGATTTTAAACCACCTTTTAAATGATCACTTTTGA
- a CDS encoding methylated-DNA--[protein]-cysteine S-methyltransferase, translating into MIVQINDYFIGMIFKGNRLVRNTIPLREEEIFRFYNGKILDEPNKMCMKVGKIILKLYFADLDDKIARDLIDYELNVSSFTKKVLDEVKKIKFGETVSYGDIAKKLNTSPRAVGVALSKNPLPLIIPCHRVVAKNSLGGYSYGIEKKKFILEMEQIKKRLK; encoded by the coding sequence ATGATTGTTCAGATAAATGATTATTTCATAGGGATGATATTTAAAGGTAATCGATTAGTTAGGAATACAATTCCTTTAAGAGAGGAGGAGATATTTAGATTTTATAATGGAAAGATTTTAGATGAGCCAAATAAGATGTGTATGAAAGTTGGAAAGATCATTTTGAAACTGTATTTTGCTGATTTAGACGATAAAATCGCAAGGGATCTTATCGATTACGAATTAAATGTATCATCGTTTACAAAAAAGGTATTGGATGAAGTTAAAAAAATAAAATTTGGAGAAACAGTTAGTTATGGAGATATTGCAAAAAAATTAAACACCTCTCCGAGGGCTGTTGGAGTTGCTCTAAGTAAAAATCCTCTTCCGTTAATAATTCCCTGTCATCGGGTTGTTGCTAAAAATTCACTGGGAGGATACTCATATGGCATAGAGAAGAAAAAATTTATATTAGAAATGGAGCAAATTAAAAAAAGGTTGAAATAA
- a CDS encoding ammonium transporter, protein MQSSGINPDGITNIVQALVHIANASDVFFLVVMGVLVFMMQWGFAMLEGGQVRKKNANNVMMKNMVDWLIGCVAWLFIGGILCSKGFDLSAFITWWKQIVGTNWPNNGLDLATWFFGLVFCATAATIVSGGVAERIKFSAYVIISLIITALLYPLFVYLGPWGANIVPWHDYAGSLVVHGLGGFLGLGAIAALGPRIGRFVNGRPVPILGHNIPMAVFGAFALAIGWYGFNVGSSLALGDVSGLVCATTTMAMAGGGIGALIASRNDVLFTANGIVAGLVAICSGTDVVSPLGGLIIGLIAGLQVPIVYKLVEKAGLDDVCGIVPVHGTSGVIGAILTGILGLKMFGGAGGVSLIDQLIGAAFCVVYGTGLGYILAKIVGIALGGLRVSEEEEKMGLDMAEHKMPAYPEESVM, encoded by the coding sequence ATGCAAAGTTCAGGGATAAATCCTGATGGAATAACAAACATTGTTCAAGCACTTGTGCATATTGCAAACGCTTCTGACGTGTTTTTCCTTGTAGTGATGGGAGTTCTTGTCTTTATGATGCAATGGGGCTTTGCAATGCTTGAAGGTGGGCAAGTTAGAAAGAAAAATGCCAACAACGTTATGATGAAAAACATGGTTGACTGGCTTATTGGTTGTGTTGCATGGTTATTCATTGGTGGAATTTTATGTTCAAAAGGTTTCGATTTATCTGCATTTATAACCTGGTGGAAACAAATTGTTGGGACAAACTGGCCAAATAATGGTCTTGATTTAGCAACATGGTTCTTTGGTCTTGTCTTCTGTGCTACTGCTGCAACGATCGTATCTGGAGGAGTTGCAGAGAGAATAAAGTTCAGTGCCTATGTTATAATATCATTGATCATAACTGCTTTATTGTATCCTCTGTTTGTATATTTAGGACCTTGGGGAGCGAATATAGTCCCTTGGCATGACTATGCAGGAAGTTTGGTTGTTCATGGGTTGGGAGGATTCTTAGGTCTTGGAGCAATCGCTGCACTGGGGCCAAGAATTGGTAGATTTGTTAATGGAAGACCAGTTCCTATATTGGGGCATAATATTCCAATGGCTGTTTTTGGAGCATTTGCTCTTGCGATTGGATGGTATGGATTCAACGTAGGTAGTTCATTAGCTTTGGGAGATGTATCGGGGCTTGTGTGTGCAACAACAACAATGGCAATGGCAGGAGGAGGAATTGGAGCTTTAATTGCTTCAAGAAATGATGTTCTATTCACTGCTAACGGAATTGTTGCTGGTTTAGTAGCGATCTGTTCAGGAACAGATGTTGTTAGCCCTCTCGGAGGTTTAATAATTGGGTTAATTGCAGGTTTACAGGTTCCAATTGTATATAAACTCGTTGAAAAAGCCGGCTTGGATGATGTCTGTGGTATTGTGCCTGTTCATGGGACATCGGGGGTTATAGGGGCAATATTAACAGGAATTTTAGGATTAAAAATGTTTGGGGGAGCTGGAGGGGTTAGTTTAATTGATCAATTGATTGGAGCTGCTTTCTGTGTTGTGTATGGAACTGGACTTGGATATATCTTAGCGAAGATCGTTGGAATTGCATTAGGTGGATTGAGAGTTAGTGAAGAAGAAGAGAAGATGGGGTTAGATATGGCAGAGCACAAGATGCCTGCTTATCCAGAAGAGAGTGTTATGTAA
- the rimI gene encoding ribosomal protein S18-alanine N-acetyltransferase: MLIRKFSSKDLDAVEKIEKEAFTNPYPTSLLIGFWSMYPDCFYVAEIDGKVVGYILGSMEWGNGHIISLAVKKEYRGLGIGKILLKTLENYYFNTAKCNYIVLEVRVSNTVARKFYYKMGYKDRKLLPNYYEDGEDAILMIKKRQNAKGVLIISLW, from the coding sequence ATGTTGATCAGAAAATTTTCATCAAAGGATTTAGACGCAGTGGAAAAAATCGAAAAAGAGGCATTTACAAACCCATATCCTACATCCCTCCTCATAGGTTTTTGGTCGATGTATCCAGATTGCTTCTATGTGGCAGAAATAGACGGGAAAGTTGTTGGATACATTTTAGGTAGTATGGAGTGGGGAAATGGTCATATAATATCCCTCGCAGTGAAAAAGGAATATAGAGGATTGGGAATTGGAAAAATACTATTAAAAACTCTTGAAAATTATTATTTCAATACTGCAAAGTGTAATTACATTGTTTTAGAAGTTAGGGTCTCCAACACCGTAGCAAGAAAATTCTACTACAAAATGGGATATAAAGACAGGAAACTCCTTCCAAACTACTATGAAGATGGAGAAGATGCTATATTAATGATAAAAAAGAGACAAAACGCCAAAGGGGTTTTAATTATCTCCCTCTGGTAA
- the tpiA gene encoding triose-phosphate isomerase, which produces MLIVINYKTYAESIGKKGLEIAKIAEKISEESGIVIGVAPQFVDLRSIVESVEIPVYSQHIDNISPGSHTGHILPEAVKDCGCTGTLINHSERRMLLADIEAVINKCKNLELETIVCTNNVNTSKAVSTLSPDYIAVEPPELIGTGIPVSKANPEIVEGTVRAVKEINKDVKVLCGAGISKGEDVKAALDLGAEGVLLASGVVKAKNVEEAIRELIKYL; this is translated from the coding sequence ATGTTGATCGTTATTAACTACAAGACATACGCAGAGAGTATTGGAAAGAAAGGGTTAGAAATAGCAAAAATTGCAGAAAAAATAAGTGAAGAAAGCGGAATTGTAATAGGGGTAGCACCTCAATTTGTTGATCTAAGGTCGATAGTTGAAAGTGTAGAGATTCCTGTATACTCGCAACATATTGATAATATCTCTCCGGGAAGTCATACAGGACATATACTTCCAGAAGCAGTTAAAGATTGCGGTTGCACAGGGACTTTAATAAATCACTCAGAGAGAAGGATGTTATTGGCAGATATTGAAGCAGTTATAAACAAATGCAAAAATCTGGAATTAGAAACAATCGTTTGCACTAACAATGTAAATACATCCAAGGCAGTTTCAACTTTAAGTCCTGATTATATTGCTGTGGAACCTCCAGAGCTTATAGGAACTGGAATTCCTGTTTCAAAGGCAAATCCTGAAATTGTAGAGGGAACAGTTAGGGCAGTTAAAGAGATAAATAAAGATGTTAAAGTGCTCTGTGGAGCTGGAATATCCAAAGGAGAAGATGTTAAAGCTGCTCTGGATTTAGGAGCAGAGGGTGTTTTATTGGCCTCTGGAGTAGTTAAGGCGAAGAATGTAGAGGAGGCAATAAGAGAGTTAATTAAATATCTTTAA
- a CDS encoding sugar phosphate isomerase/epimerase family protein, whose product MKFGVSSLVFLPESLSSSLEKIAEHNFDVWEIVCEGTHYLSPKNIKYLLEVKDKYDVDVVVHAPFSDLNPASMNEKVRKLTIECIRDAIEGAFELDAEIVVVHPGYIPELWSNYKSEILDNNFSTLSEIVEIAEDYGIKIGLENMPNFRGVLGTTPESLLDIIKDIDSKNLGITFDIGHANTVANPSEFVEKLHKIGIGIIHVHIHDNNGYEDEHLRIGEGNINFISVLEKLKEIDYKGVLSIENKNIRDAVKSKEILKEYLEIVNEKVAEKKKIEG is encoded by the coding sequence ATGAAGTTCGGAGTTTCATCGTTAGTTTTTTTACCAGAAAGCTTATCATCCTCATTAGAAAAAATAGCAGAACATAACTTTGATGTATGGGAAATCGTCTGTGAGGGAACCCACTACCTATCTCCTAAAAATATAAAGTATCTTTTAGAGGTAAAAGACAAGTACGATGTTGACGTTGTAGTTCATGCTCCATTTTCTGACTTAAATCCTGCATCTATGAACGAAAAAGTTAGAAAACTTACAATAGAGTGTATAAGAGATGCTATAGAAGGAGCTTTTGAACTCGATGCTGAAATTGTTGTAGTTCATCCCGGCTATATCCCAGAACTTTGGAGCAACTACAAAAGCGAAATATTGGACAACAACTTCTCAACTCTATCGGAAATAGTAGAGATAGCTGAGGATTATGGAATAAAAATTGGTTTAGAAAATATGCCAAATTTCAGAGGAGTTTTAGGGACAACTCCTGAATCACTACTTGACATTATAAAAGATATTGACTCCAAAAACTTAGGGATAACATTTGATATAGGACATGCAAACACAGTTGCCAATCCGTCTGAATTCGTCGAAAAACTCCACAAAATTGGAATTGGAATTATACACGTCCATATTCATGACAACAACGGCTATGAAGACGAACATTTAAGAATAGGAGAGGGGAATATAAACTTTATATCCGTTCTTGAAAAGCTAAAAGAAATTGACTATAAAGGAGTTTTAAGTATTGAAAATAAAAACATCAGAGATGCTGTAAAGAGCAAGGAGATTTTAAAGGAATATTTAGAAATTGTTAATGAAAAAGTGGCTGAGAAAAAGAAAATAGAGGGATAA
- a CDS encoding H(2)-dependent methylenetetrahydromethanopterin dehydrogenase-related protein: MKVSVYGAGNQELYINKLNLPKKFGGEPPYGGSRMAIEFAKAGHDVVLAEPNRGIMSEDLWRKVEEAGVKVVSDDVEAAKHGEVHILFTPFGRATFRIAKTIIEHLPQNAVICNTCTVSPVVLYYSLEPILRTKRKDVGISSMHPAAVPGTPQHGHYVIGGKTTDNRELATEDQTNKLVELAKSAGKEAYIVPADVSSVVADMGSLVTAVALSGVLDYYSVGRNIINVPKKMIEQQVIMTLQTMASLVETSGVEGLVKALNPELLVRSASSMKLLDKQKDLEAALEILSNLDDLIKKEIENAEIKPTTLVAAQSLVKEIKTLIGGAAAEGAIKRSARKLFEH; this comes from the coding sequence ATGAAGGTATCGGTTTATGGAGCGGGAAATCAGGAGTTATATATAAATAAGTTGAATTTGCCGAAGAAGTTTGGTGGTGAGCCGCCTTATGGTGGTTCGAGGATGGCTATTGAGTTTGCTAAGGCGGGGCATGATGTTGTTTTGGCAGAGCCGAATAGGGGTATAATGAGTGAGGATCTTTGGAGGAAGGTTGAGGAAGCGGGAGTTAAGGTTGTTAGTGATGATGTTGAAGCTGCAAAACATGGAGAAGTTCATATCCTCTTCACACCATTTGGAAGAGCCACATTCAGAATAGCCAAAACAATAATAGAACACCTCCCCCAAAACGCAGTGATCTGCAACACATGCACCGTCTCTCCAGTAGTTTTGTACTACTCATTAGAGCCAATTTTAAGAACTAAAAGAAAAGATGTTGGAATTAGCTCAATGCACCCCGCAGCGGTTCCAGGAACTCCTCAACACGGTCATTATGTTATCGGTGGAAAAACTACTGATAATAGGGAGTTAGCAACAGAAGATCAGACAAATAAATTAGTTGAATTAGCAAAGAGTGCAGGAAAAGAGGCATATATTGTTCCTGCTGATGTCTCATCTGTTGTTGCAGATATGGGTAGCTTAGTAACTGCTGTTGCTCTCTCTGGAGTATTGGACTACTACTCGGTTGGAAGAAATATAATAAACGTCCCTAAGAAGATGATAGAACAGCAAGTTATTATGACATTACAAACGATGGCTTCACTTGTTGAGACCTCAGGAGTTGAAGGATTAGTTAAAGCATTGAATCCAGAATTACTTGTTAGAAGTGCATCATCTATGAAATTATTAGATAAACAGAAAGATTTAGAGGCAGCTCTTGAAATATTAAGTAATTTAGACGATTTGATAAAGAAGGAGATTGAAAATGCAGAAATTAAACCTACAACTCTTGTAGCAGCTCAGTCATTAGTTAAAGAAATAAAAACATTAATTGGAGGAGCTGCTGCTGAAGGGGCTATAAAGAGAAGTGCAAGAAAACTGTTCGAGCATTAG
- a CDS encoding cation:proton antiporter subunit C codes for MDFQMASFITSGLLVVIGLYGVFFVDNVLKKIIALEILGSGVNLALIAIGYNGGTIPIKLPNVPLNVFAKESAYPLTHALVLTNIVIEASMLAVMLGVSIILYKKYKTLKGSVILKED; via the coding sequence ATGGATTTTCAAATGGCCTCTTTCATAACTTCTGGACTTTTAGTTGTGATTGGATTATATGGGGTATTTTTTGTTGATAATGTTTTAAAAAAAATCATTGCATTGGAGATCTTAGGTAGTGGTGTAAATTTAGCTTTAATAGCAATTGGATACAATGGAGGAACAATTCCAATAAAACTTCCTAATGTTCCTTTAAATGTTTTTGCTAAGGAGTCGGCTTATCCTCTAACACATGCACTCGTCTTAACAAATATCGTTATAGAAGCGTCTATGCTTGCTGTAATGCTTGGTGTCTCTATAATACTGTATAAAAAATATAAAACACTTAAAGGGTCTGTCATATTGAAAGAGGACTAA
- a CDS encoding radical SAM protein, protein MTIAFGPVPSRRLGKSLGINNIPCKFCSYDCIYCQVGKTINKTTERRNFYNPYDIFSSVKEKINKIISENGKNSFDYLTFVADGEPTLDINITKEVELLREFDIPIAIISNSSLIWREDVKNDLLNFDLVSLKIDSTDCSLWKRINRPHEKLSLETILNGILEFRDDYRGKLITETMIVDIQYPEEAIEKTAEFLKEVNPDKCYINTPIRPPSEKITPPKKEILLKIIDVFSKIIGKEKVIPLRAFEGSEFILSTTNIEEEILAITSVHPIREKVIKELLTKKNITYETIEKMVKEGKLIKLNHCGETFYMKNIKSRKQF, encoded by the coding sequence ATGACCATAGCTTTTGGGCCAGTTCCATCAAGAAGATTAGGAAAGAGTTTAGGTATAAATAACATTCCATGCAAGTTTTGCAGTTATGATTGCATATACTGCCAAGTTGGGAAAACAATAAATAAAACGACTGAAAGACGCAATTTTTATAATCCATATGATATATTCTCCTCTGTAAAGGAGAAAATAAACAAAATAATAAGTGAAAATGGGAAAAACAGTTTTGATTATCTTACATTTGTTGCTGATGGAGAACCCACCTTAGATATAAATATTACAAAAGAAGTAGAACTACTAAGAGAATTCGATATTCCAATAGCGATAATATCAAATTCCTCACTAATATGGAGAGAAGATGTAAAAAACGACTTATTAAATTTTGATTTAGTTTCTTTAAAAATCGACTCTACAGATTGTTCATTGTGGAAAAGAATAAACCGCCCTCATGAAAAACTATCATTGGAAACCATACTAAACGGAATACTTGAATTTAGAGATGATTATAGAGGAAAATTAATAACTGAAACCATGATCGTAGATATACAATATCCAGAAGAAGCGATAGAAAAAACAGCAGAATTTTTAAAAGAAGTTAACCCAGACAAATGTTATATAAATACTCCAATAAGGCCACCATCAGAAAAGATAACACCTCCAAAAAAAGAAATTCTATTAAAAATTATAGATGTATTTTCTAAAATAATTGGAAAAGAGAAAGTAATTCCACTAAGAGCATTTGAAGGAAGCGAATTTATACTATCAACAACCAATATAGAAGAAGAAATATTGGCAATAACATCAGTTCATCCAATAAGAGAAAAAGTTATTAAAGAACTTCTAACTAAAAAAAATATAACATATGAAACTATCGAAAAAATGGTAAAAGAAGGAAAGTTGATAAAACTAAACCACTGTGGAGAAACATTCTATATGAAAAATATTAAAAGTAGAAAACAATTCTAA